One Trichoderma asperellum chromosome 5, complete sequence genomic region harbors:
- a CDS encoding uncharacterized protein (EggNog:ENOG41~CAZy:GH79~SECRETED:SignalP(1-19)): MLTQNAVFALLSAASSVAADVYTIPSQPNANGEPFDGFVSYSIEFSSFPDFAGNKSAPNTFSYNLINNLGAISGSKPYIRVGGNTQDYALYNASLKTSLVGIVNPNRSPDYPTTIHIGPSYFESYSTWPGVKFSHGLNLGLGANRSEGWQTLVDTVPLACKALSHGNLYTWEYGNEPDLYSTSAQGPVRPSTWNESTYAWQWLNGTAEIKKQIQKHCPALSLFGEPKFMAPSYAGTGNHLKAPLAFQDGLDKNKDIQFFSTHNYISGATSPGVTLQGTLMNHSRTVGSIQGHLPEYNAIFATPEAQKATPLIFGECNSLYNQGRPGLSNTFGAALWGIDFNLYAASVGFKRVHMHMGTNYRYQAWQPIETDLASRGTKAPYYGSIAVSATLGASNILPVSITNIPLADAREAAYAAHYTSPLLNGHLARITVLNMRGYNTTVDGQGLEPVANPPPRPSQSYTFAVSGVRNGEIVGIQRLLANGSDAITGITFDGWSYNYELALGKPVRLHNVTVGETAVVKNGQVTVQVPDSSAVVLNFPLL, from the exons ATGTTGACGCAGAACGCCGTGTTCGCGCTTCTCAGCGCTGCTTCATCTGTGGCCGCCGATGTATACACTATTCCTTCTCAGCCAAATGCCAATGGCGAGCCCTTTGATGGCTTCGTGAGCTACTCAATTGAGTTTTCATCGTTCCCAGATTTCGCTG GCAACAAATCGGCTCCAAACACATTCTCGTACAATCTCATCAACAATCTGGGTGCAATTTCTGGCTCCAAGCCATACATCCGTGTTGGTGGTAATACTCAGGATTATGCGCTTTACAATGCGTCGCTCAAGACTTCTCTGGTCGGAATCGTCAACCCCAACAGATCGCCCGACTATCCGACCACCATTCACATCGGTCCCTCTTACTTCGAGTCATACAGCACCTGGCCTGGCGTCAAATTCTCCCATGGCTTGAACCTCGGTCTTGGTGCTAACAGATCGGAGGGATGGCAGACCCTCGTTGACACTGTTCCCTTGGCCTGCAAGGCTCTCAGCCACGGAAACTTGTATACCTGGGAGTACGGCAATGAGCCTGATCTCTATTCGACATCGGCTCAGGGTCCTGTGCGGCCGTCAACTTGGAATGAGAGCACATATGCTTGGCAGTGGCTCAATGGCACGGCTGAGATCAAGAAACAGATCCAAAAGCACTGCCCGGCGCTGTCACTCTTTGGAGAGCCCAAGTTTATGGCTCCGTCCTATGCCGGCACTGGCAATCACCTCAAGGCGCCCCTTGCTTTCCAGGACGGCCTTGACAAGAACAAGGATATTCAATTCTTTTCAACTCACAA ctaCATCAGCGGTGCCACTTCTCCTGGGGTCACCTTGCAAGGAACTCTGATGAACCACTCCAGGACCGTAGGCTCAATCCAAGGCCACCTCCCAGAGTACAATGCCATTTTCGCCACTCCAGAAGCCCAGAAGGCTACTCCTCTAATCTTTGGCGAATGCAACTCTCTTTACAACCAGGGCAGACCAGGCCTGTCCAATACCTTTGGAGCGGCCCTCTGGGGCATCGACTTCAACTTGTACGCGGCTTCGGTTGGCTTCAAGCGCGTCCACATGCACATGGGAACGAACTATCGT TACCAAGCTTGGCAGCCAATCGAGACAGACCTGGCTTCCAGGGGCACCAAAGCCCCCTACTATGGCAGCATTGCCGTCTCTGCCACGCTGGGCGCCTCAAACATCCTCCCCgtcagcatcaccaacattCCCCTAGCCGATGCCCGCGAAGCCGCCTACGCAGCCCATTACACAAGCCCCTTGCTCAACGGGCATCTCGCTCGCATCACCGTCCTCAACATGCGAGGCTACAACACCACCGTCGACGGCCAGGGCCTTGAACCAGTCGCCAACCCTCCCCCACGCCCCAGCCAGAGCTACACTTTTGCCGTGAGTGGCGTCCGCAACGGAGAGATTGTTGGCATCCAGCGTCTGCTGGCAAACGGAAGCGACGCCATCACCGGCATTACTTTTGATGGATGGAGCTACAACTACGAGCTTGCGCTGGGCAAGCCTGTGCGGCTACACAACGTCACCGTGGGAGAGACTGCGGTTGTGAAGAATGGACAGGTCACTGTGCAGGTGCCTGATTCGTCTGCGGTTGTGCTGAATTTCCCGCTGTTGTGA